In Methylobacterium sp. WL1, the sequence GTGGCCGAGATCGAGGCCGCCTGCACGCCGCTCGGCTTCGAGCTGATCTACGTCGACGACGGCTCCACCGACGGCACGCGGGCGGCCCTGGCGGCGGCCCGCGCCGACCGGCCGTGGATGCGGGTGGTGCGGCATGCGCGCGGTGGCGGCCAGTCCGCGGCGGTGCGCAGCGGCGTCCTGGCCGCGCGGGCGCCGGTCGTCGCGACCCTCGACGGCGACGGCCAGAACGACCCGGCCTTCATCCCGGCCCTGCTGGCCGCCCTGGAGGCGGGCGGCGCGCAGGCCGGGCTCGCCCAGGGCCAGCGGCGCGGACGCAAGGATGGGCGCTTCAAGATGCTGCAATCGCGCATCGCCAACGGCGTGCGCGGGCGCATCCTCAAGGACGCCACCCGGGATACCGGCTGCGGCCTGAAGGTCTTCCGCCGGGCCGTGTACCTCCGGCTGCCCTATTTCGACGCCCTCCACCGGTTCATGCCGGCCCTGATGGTGCGCGAAGGGTTTTCGGTGGTCCACCACGACGTGATCGACCGGCCGCGGCTCACCGGCGTCTCGAATTACGGCCTGTTCGACCGGCTCTGGGTCGGGCTCCTCGACCTCGCCGGGGTCTGGTGGCTGATCCGACGCAAGCGCGCCGACCCGCAGCCCGCCGAGATCGCCGCCGCCGACACCGCCTCCGACACCGCCATGCCCGCAGACCAGGATGTCGGATGCTGATCCAGCTCGCGCGCGATCTGCCGGACTATTTCTACGACGTGTTCGTCACCCGGCTCGACTTCTGGGTGGTGTTCGGCATCATCGCTCAGCTGGTTTTCGGCTCCCGCTTCATCCTGCAATGGATCGCCAGCGAGCGCGCCGGCCGGAGCGTGATGCCGCTCTCGTTCTGGTTCCTGTCGATCCTGGGCGGGCTGATGACCCTGGTCTACGGATTCGTGCGCCGGGAACCGGTGATCATCATCGGCCAGGGCCTGTCCACCGGCATCTACCTGCGCAACCTGGCGCTGATTTTTCGCGAGCAGCGGCGACGTCGGAGCGACCCGGCATGACCCGCGCTCCCGTGCCGGCCTTCTACGACGACCTCGACGCCAGCTTCGCCGAGCTGTGGCGGCTCTTGGACGAGGGCGCCGCGCAGGGCCGGAGCGGCTTCCACCTGCCGGCCCTGGCGACGCTCGGACCCGAAGGCCCCCGCCTGCGCACGGTGGTGCTGCGCGCCGCCGACGCGAGATCCGGCATCCTGCGGTTCCATTGCGACCGCCGCTCCGACAAGGCCGCCGAGATCCTGGCGCACCCGGCCTGCGCACTCTCCGCCTACGACGCGGCGGCCAAGATCCAGATCCGGATCGAGGGCCGGGCGACGCTCCACACGGACGATGCCGTGGCGGAGGAAGCCTGGGCCGGCTCCCGGGCGATGAGCCGGGTCTGCTACGGCGCCGCCCCCGCTCCGGGCACGGCGCTGCCCACGGGGGACGCCTACACGCTGCCCGACGAGACGGCGGCGGCGACCCTCGGCCGACCGCATTTCGCCGTCGTCAGGGTACGGGCCGCGCGCCTCGACTTCCTCTACCTTGACCGCCGCGGCCATCGCCGGGCCGCCTGGACCCGGGGCCAGGGTGACTGGACCGGCAGCTGGATCGCCCCGTAAGCCTCACACCGCGGAATGACGGCATTCGGATCGCACAAACAGCATTAAAATAACGTTCTTTCTTCATTCAAACGCCAGCCTAGCTAAATAACAAGCTTTCATAGCGCCGCTTGATCGAGACAATGCCGTTTCTGTTCTCTCGGAACGGGCAGCGTAGACATCGATCGGCAACAATCCATCTTGCCGCCATCCACATTAATCGACACAGATCTCTCGGGCACGTTCGCCATCGCGCAAAGCAGAGGCTTCCATGGAACTGATAGCCAAGATCAATATTCCCACGAAGCTCTTTTCTGTCATTGCGTTGATGAGTATACTCTTCTTCGGATCAGCTTGGTACACATCACAGAACGTCGCCGGAATCGACGTCGCCTACACGATCCTGCTCGACAAGGAATCGAAGGCGGTCGTCCGGGTGGCGCGTTTGAACCGCGTCGTCGCGCAGCTGAGCTACGTGGCCTTCCGCAGCGCGGCAGAAGCCGGCACGGCGGACGGGACCCGGGTCGGCATGGGCCTCGAGGGTCTCGTGGCCGAAGCCGCGAAGTTGGTCGAAGACGCCCGTCGCGACGCACCCGCCTTCCGGGAGCGGATCGACCGGATCGCTACGCAATTCGACCTCTACGCCCGGACCGTTGGGGACATGCGCAGCCTCGCCGACAAGGGCCAGGGCAGCGAGGCCCTGGTGCTCGCACACCGGACGGCCGAACCGATCCGGGCGGACTTGACCGAGGCCGCCCGCACCCTCGTGGACGACATGGATGTCTCGGTCCAGAAGCGGTCGGACGACCTCACCGTCGAGACCAACGCGACCCGCTCCCTGCTGCTGACCGTGTCGCTCATCGGTATCGCCACGGGCATCGTCGGGGGCGGCCTGGTCGTGATCTACGGCGTGACGCGCCCGATCCGCCGGCTGACGGATGTGCTGCGGCGCATGGCGGACGGCGAGATCGGGGCCGAGATCCCGGAGGCGCGGCGCGGCGACGAGATCGGCCTGATCGGCCGCGCCGTGGAGGGCATCAAGGCGCTCGTCGCCCAGAAGGCCGCCGAGCAGGCCGAGATCCGGCGGATGGCGGACGAGGCCGCCGCCGAGGCGCGCCGCCAGGCGATGCTGGAACTGGCCGACGGCTTCCAGGGCACGGTCGGCCGGATCATCGGCCAGGTCTCGTCCTCGGCCACCGAGCTGCAGGCCACCGCGCAGGCCATGACCGCCACCGCAACCCAGACCGCCAGCCAATCCACCACCGTGGCGGCCGCCGCCGAGGAG encodes:
- a CDS encoding lipid-A-disaccharide synthase N-terminal domain-containing protein, with translation MLIQLARDLPDYFYDVFVTRLDFWVVFGIIAQLVFGSRFILQWIASERAGRSVMPLSFWFLSILGGLMTLVYGFVRREPVIIIGQGLSTGIYLRNLALIFREQRRRRSDPA
- a CDS encoding glycosyltransferase family 2 protein — translated: MTGAPNLSVVVPVKNEAGNIAPLVAEIEAACTPLGFELIYVDDGSTDGTRAALAAARADRPWMRVVRHARGGGQSAAVRSGVLAARAPVVATLDGDGQNDPAFIPALLAALEAGGAQAGLAQGQRRGRKDGRFKMLQSRIANGVRGRILKDATRDTGCGLKVFRRAVYLRLPYFDALHRFMPALMVREGFSVVHHDVIDRPRLTGVSNYGLFDRLWVGLLDLAGVWWLIRRKRADPQPAEIAAADTASDTAMPADQDVGC
- a CDS encoding HAMP domain-containing methyl-accepting chemotaxis protein, with amino-acid sequence MELIAKINIPTKLFSVIALMSILFFGSAWYTSQNVAGIDVAYTILLDKESKAVVRVARLNRVVAQLSYVAFRSAAEAGTADGTRVGMGLEGLVAEAAKLVEDARRDAPAFRERIDRIATQFDLYARTVGDMRSLADKGQGSEALVLAHRTAEPIRADLTEAARTLVDDMDVSVQKRSDDLTVETNATRSLLLTVSLIGIATGIVGGGLVVIYGVTRPIRRLTDVLRRMADGEIGAEIPEARRGDEIGLIGRAVEGIKALVAQKAAEQAEIRRMADEAAAEARRQAMLELADGFQGTVGRIIGQVSSSATELQATAQAMTATATQTASQSTTVAAAAEEAASNVNTVASAAEELGSSVQEISRQVDGSAKLAQGAVSEADQTATLVQELSAAAAKVGDVVRLITDIAAQTNLLALNATIEAARAGEAGRGFAVVAAEVKELANQTARATEEVAGQIGQIQTSTGAAVSVIAAITARIKEIEAVATTIAAAVEEQGAATQEIVRNVGQAAQGTGEVTSNIAGVAGAAAETGRAAGQVLDAASELSRQSEHLSGEVDRFLATIRAA
- a CDS encoding pyridoxamine 5'-phosphate oxidase family protein, which produces MTRAPVPAFYDDLDASFAELWRLLDEGAAQGRSGFHLPALATLGPEGPRLRTVVLRAADARSGILRFHCDRRSDKAAEILAHPACALSAYDAAAKIQIRIEGRATLHTDDAVAEEAWAGSRAMSRVCYGAAPAPGTALPTGDAYTLPDETAAATLGRPHFAVVRVRAARLDFLYLDRRGHRRAAWTRGQGDWTGSWIAP